From the genome of Nicotiana sylvestris chromosome 2, ASM39365v2, whole genome shotgun sequence, one region includes:
- the LOC138885231 gene encoding uncharacterized protein, with translation MFDMLQGAAHFSKIDLRSDYYQLRIKDEDISKTAFKTRYGHYEFLVMSFGLTNGLAVFMDLMNREFKPFLNRFVIVFIDDVLINSRSQGEHKNHLRNVLQTLQEHQLYAKFSKCEFWLHSVAFLGMLYPKMAKSSLVECIKATQYEDERLCKYKDDALDGKNKDMVVESDGVLRMGGRLCVANVDGLRQAILEEAHNFRYTIYPGSTKMYYDLKQFYWWEDRLTKSTHFLPIKTTYEGTRYTYIFMNEIVRLHGVPVSIISDRGSQFTSSFWKYFQEALCTRVDFSTAFLPEIDGQLKHNIQILEDILRACILEFGGSWDTYLPLVEFAYSNSFQSSIQMAPYEALYGRRCCSPIGWFEAGETNLLGCDLVQEAIDKVQLISQRLLTAQSRQKSYADKIRRDLMFKIGDKVFLRVSPMKGVMRFGKRVFHVSMLKKYIPDSSQVLEAPTIPLDKKLSYEEEPMAIVDRQLKKLRGNWKMLCKSSILIYFSLQFKYLKGFTRYKKFNTNKSYSGQIMQLEVDSMLLDDKFT, from the exons ATGTTTGATATGTTACAAGGAGCTGCccacttttcaaagattgacctcCGATCTGATTATTATCAGCttagaatcaaagatgaagatatttctaagactgctttcaagactaggtacgggcactatgagtttctggtgatgtctttcGGACTGACTAACGGTCTAGCTgtattcatggatttaatgaataggGAGTTCAAGCCGTTTCTTAATAGATTtgtaatagtatttattgatgatgttctGATAAATTCTCGTAGCCAAGGAGAACACAAGAATCATCTCAGGAATGTATTGCAGACATTGCAAGAACATCaactttatgctaagttctcgaagtgtgaattttggctacaCTCAGTAGCATTTCTAGGGATGTTGTATCCAAAGATG GCTAAGTCTTCATTAGTTGAGTGCATTAAGGCCACCCAATATGAGGATGAGCGATTATGCAAATACAAAGATGATGCCTTAGATGGTAAAAACAAAGATATGGTTGTTGAAAGTGATGGTGTTCTTCGAATGGGTGGCAGGCTATGCGTAGCAAACGTAGATGGGTTGAGACAAGCTATTCTTGAAGAAGCCCACAACTTTAGATACACTATATATCCTGGATCCACAAAAATGTACTATGACCTGAAGCAATTTTATTGGTGGGAAg atcgttTGACAAAATCAACACACTTTTTGCCAATAAAGACTACATATGAAGGAACgaggtatacatatatatttatGAACGAAATTGTCCGACTTCACGGAGTTCcagtatctatcatctctgataGAGGATCACAGTTCACTTCAAGCTTTTGGAAATATTTTCAAGAAGCATTGTGTACACGAGTAGATTTTAGTACTGCATTTCTTCCAGAGATAGACGGGCAGTTAAAACATAATatacagatcttggaggatatctTGAGAGCTTGTATTCTTGAGTTTGGAGGTAGTTGGGATACTTATCTACCTTTAGTTGAATTTGCTTACAGCAATAGCTTTCAGTCTagtattcaaatggcaccgtacgaagcattgtatggtagaagATGTTGTTCTCCTATCGGATGGTTTGAAGCTGGTGAGACTAACTTATTGGGATGCGACTTAGTACAAGAAGCTATTGATAAGGTCCAATTAATCAGCCAGAGATTGCTCACAGCTCAAAGCAGACAAAAGTCTTATGCAGATAAGATAAGAAGAGATTTAATGTTCAAAATTGGGGACAAAGTGTTCCTACGAGTCTctcctatgaaaggtgtgatgcggTTTGGGAAAAGAG tgtttcatgtctcAATGCTAAAAAAATATATACCAGACTCATCTCAGGTTCTTGAAGCACCAACTATACCGCTCGATAAGAagttgtcttatgaggaggagccgatggctATTGTTGATAGACAA TTGAAGAAGCTACGTGGGAACTGGAAGATGCTATGCAAGTCAAGTATTCTCATATATTTCAGTCTACAG TTTAAatatttgaaaggtttcacaaggTATAAGAAATTTAATACCAATAAAAGTTATTCTGGGCAAATTATGCAATTGGAAGTTGATTCAATGCTACTGGATGATAAATTCACTTAG
- the LOC138885232 gene encoding uncharacterized protein, with protein MLKQIQVNIPLIDALKEMPGYAKMMKDLNPRKFDFQDLATVTLTQTCSAVMTRPIAEKLSDPGSFTIPCTIGNFTFAKALCDLGASINLMPLAIYKRLGIGRARPTSMLLQLADMTVKRPSGILDDVLIKVGKFVFPVDFVILDCKVDEEIPIILGRRSWPLGELSLIVRLGAHEEAEG; from the coding sequence atgctgaaacaaatccaggtaaatattccattgattgatgcgTTGAAAGAGATGCCcggttatgcaaaaatgatgaaggacttgaatccccgaaaattcgatttccaagacttggccacagtgaCTCTTACTCAGACCTGCAGTGCAGTGATGACTAGACCAATTGCTGAGAAGCTGTCTGAcccagggagtttcacaattccatgcactattggtaaCTTTACTTTCGCCaaagcactttgtgatttgggggctagcataaatcttatgcccctggcgattTATAAGAGGTTGGGGATTGGAAGAGCCAGACCCActtctatgttgttgcagctggctgacatGACCGTGAAAAGACCCTCTGGTATCTTGGATGATGTGTTGATtaaggtagggaaatttgtgttccctgtagattttgtgattctagattgcaaggtagatgaagaaattcccataattttgggaaggcgttcttggccactgggagagctctcattgattgtgagacTGGGAGCTCATGAAGAGGCTGAAGgatga